One Staphylococcus simiae genomic region harbors:
- a CDS encoding alpha/beta fold hydrolase, which yields MTTYQNQQAWKDFQTFLPKELHFTSDHEPKEEIWNWKENKVHLDTFRNKNAKAKIICFHGVGSNARQISMIFAGPMAKEGFETISVDMPTYGVTKVNPQMTISYDDWVQCGSDLIDAELEKDNRPIFLYGLSAGGMETYHVASKNKKVKGIIGMTFLDQRKSQVRLETTNNAFWAKIGVPLAGIQTKIGLGRRKMKLSTSSKMWASVNNKRCLDVLLKDETSAGISVTMKFIYSYMNYQPDIEPKDFNICPILLTQPEKDKWSPLHLSDLVLDNISKVKVKKVILRNGSHFPIEKEALEDLHEASLNFINRELNI from the coding sequence ATGACAACTTATCAAAATCAACAAGCTTGGAAAGATTTTCAAACATTTTTACCTAAAGAACTTCATTTTACAAGTGATCATGAGCCAAAGGAAGAAATATGGAATTGGAAAGAAAATAAAGTCCATCTTGATACATTTCGTAATAAAAATGCCAAGGCAAAAATCATTTGTTTTCATGGAGTAGGTAGTAACGCTCGACAAATATCAATGATTTTTGCTGGACCAATGGCGAAAGAAGGATTCGAAACTATTTCAGTTGATATGCCGACATATGGAGTGACAAAGGTAAATCCTCAAATGACTATTTCTTATGATGATTGGGTACAGTGTGGCAGTGACCTAATTGATGCTGAACTAGAAAAAGACAACCGTCCAATATTTTTATATGGTCTTTCTGCAGGTGGAATGGAAACTTATCATGTGGCATCCAAAAATAAGAAAGTTAAAGGTATTATTGGTATGACATTTCTAGATCAACGTAAAAGTCAAGTTCGTTTAGAAACAACTAATAATGCATTTTGGGCTAAAATTGGAGTGCCACTTGCAGGTATACAAACCAAAATTGGATTAGGTAGAAGGAAAATGAAATTGAGCACCTCTTCAAAAATGTGGGCTTCTGTTAATAATAAACGTTGTTTGGATGTTTTGTTAAAAGATGAAACTTCTGCTGGTATTAGTGTAACAATGAAATTTATTTATAGTTATATGAATTATCAACCTGATATAGAACCTAAAGATTTTAATATATGTCCGATTTTATTGACACAACCAGAAAAAGATAAATGGAGTCCACTACATTTAAGTGATTTAGTGTTAGATAATATTTCAAAAGTGAAAGTAAAAAAAGTTATATTACGGAACGGCTCTCATTTCCCTATTGAGAAAGAAGCGTTAGAAGATTTGCATGAAGCTAGTTTAAATTTTATCAATCGTGAATTAAACATATAA
- a CDS encoding Crp/Fnr family transcriptional regulator has product MNFKEKKKIISHAMKDVENINSQVINEITNIAEEVSFSKNSVILNLDDKLDFVYLILKGLARSYYIDIKGNDITKLLISENDYMMGESLFQSSSFEVFEALEDLHCLRFKGNDFKNILLSYKETAKAYSEFLENIIMYKMKREYNFQCLDASQRYLDFKKNYSHLEDRIPQYVISSYLGITKESLSRIRKEL; this is encoded by the coding sequence ATGAATTTCAAAGAAAAGAAAAAAATTATTAGTCACGCTATGAAAGATGTTGAAAATATTAATTCACAAGTTATTAATGAGATTACAAATATAGCAGAAGAAGTTTCATTTTCTAAAAACTCAGTTATATTAAATTTGGATGATAAGCTTGATTTTGTTTATCTTATTTTAAAAGGTCTGGCTCGAAGTTATTATATTGATATTAAAGGAAATGATATTACTAAACTTTTAATATCTGAAAATGACTACATGATGGGGGAATCATTATTTCAATCGAGTAGTTTTGAGGTTTTTGAAGCATTAGAAGATTTGCATTGCCTTCGTTTTAAAGGAAATGATTTTAAAAACATTTTACTTTCTTATAAAGAAACGGCAAAAGCTTATAGTGAGTTTTTAGAAAATATAATTATGTACAAAATGAAAAGAGAATATAATTTCCAGTGCCTAGATGCATCGCAACGTTATTTAGATTTTAAAAAGAACTACTCACATTTAGAAGATCGAATACCCCAATACGTTATCTCTTCTTACCTTGGAATTACAAAAGAATCATTGAGTAGAATTCGGAAAGAACTCTAA